The window CCCGCGGCACCCACTCACGTGTAATGGAACGGGCGCGTTCGACGTCGGCACCGGCTCTCGTCAGCCGCACGGTCGAATTCGACGCGCCCTCGCTCGCGGCCGCGTTCGACGCCCTCTCGGCGCCGCGGACGACGTGGAGCGCGCCGGACGACGCCCTCGTGCTCGGGAGCGGAGCGGCCGCGACGCTGGCCGCGAGCGGCCCGGAGCGGTTTGCGGAGATCCGCAGCGCCGCCGCCGACCTGTTCGACTCCGGCGACGTCCACGCCGGGACCGAGGCCGCTCGCCCCCGGGTCTTCGGCGGGTTCGCCTTCCACGAGGGGGCGTGCGACGGCGACCCGTGGGGGCCCTTTCCGGAGGCGCGGTTCGTGCTCCCGCGCGTCCAGCTCACGTTCGCGGACAACGGGACCTGGCTCACGGTGAACGCCGCAGGCCCGGACGCCGCGGTCGGGGCGGTCGAGGACCGGCTCGCGGCCGAGACCGAGCGCCTCGCCGCGGTCGACGGCAACGGGAGCGAGCCGCCGCGACCCGGCATCGCCGAGTCCCGCCGGACCACGAGCCGGGCGGCGTGGCGCGAGAGCGTCGAGGCCGCGGTCGACCGGATCCGCGGCGGCGACCTGCAGAAAGTCGTCTTGGCGCAGGCGCTTGAGGCCGACCTCGCGGCCGAGTTCCCGCGGGCGGCGACGCTGGACCGGCTCGCCGGCAAGTACCCCGACTGTCACCGGTAC is drawn from Halorubrum sp. CBA1229 and contains these coding sequences:
- a CDS encoding isochorismate synthase, whose translation is MERARSTSAPALVSRTVEFDAPSLAAAFDALSAPRTTWSAPDDALVLGSGAAATLAASGPERFAEIRSAAADLFDSGDVHAGTEAARPRVFGGFAFHEGACDGDPWGPFPEARFVLPRVQLTFADNGTWLTVNAAGPDAAVGAVEDRLAAETERLAAVDGNGSEPPRPGIAESRRTTSRAAWRESVEAAVDRIRGGDLQKVVLAQALEADLAAEFPRAATLDRLAGKYPDCHRYYFEPDGGGSAFFGATPERLVSLRGRTVETDALAGTTGRGETPAEDEWLAQELLDDAKNVHEHELVADTVREQLEPFAASIAAGERRVRRLATVQHLHTPITAELSDDRHVLELVEALHPTPAVGGLPPDRALQTIHETEPFDRGWYAAPVGWIDAAGNGAFAVAIRSAVATPRRATLFAGVGLVADSDPDREWDEIQLKYRPILDELEAGNGASATGDGPPGAADD